A stretch of Fusarium poae strain DAOMC 252244 chromosome 2, whole genome shotgun sequence DNA encodes these proteins:
- a CDS encoding hypothetical protein (BUSCO:25656at5125), which yields MMSFDGGTAYAESDADDEYERSMGDHSPITNSEHSPIDSELSTSAEHTPTTYGHRSSADRLPETIITEWTVEECADFIGTIGLPQYGDRFIENEIVGEALVALQHDDLKSMGIASVGHRLTILKSVYDVKKAQDVPIESDHYLPLSADAEAQYATATIKDIKHLVEQFRLRDERMSLLEQDLRRMTDDFRRLREDMLPALRLVKDAQQPLPNLSGNQQAYGYEATISPPAPTPPPGSGQSGGSVKRQYSTRKILIGAAPKNASPTQSTHERSIAETALDPTSAAERAVLSSSHLAAMNGGGQGASSPSYPSPNIPSPTSPQTHMPATTLASRSYRSEAPTPSSRTTFNDDGHANAGYTPREKAPQGPPRRRETPVPDTPSQSNASVEIFKSFRVSMEDPCYKVLPAALKKYQINAPWDQYALYIVYGDQERCLGLEEKPLILFKQLDKEGKKPMFMLRKTTTAPLDGEPGSAGLGSTSRGAPTGYDPPGGII from the exons ATGATGAGCTTTGATGGTGGCACAGCCTACGCCGAGTCCGACGCCGACGACGAATACGAGCGAAGCATGGGCGACCACTCTCCCATAACCAATTCTGAACATTCTCCCATAGACTCTGAGCTCTCCACATCCGCGGAGCATACTCCTACTACCTACGGCCACCGCAGCAGCGCCGACCGCCTTCCAGAAACCATCATCACTGAGTGGACCGTTGAGGAATGTGCTGACTTTATTGGCACTATTGGTCTTCCACAATATGGCGATCGCTTCATAG AAAACGAGATTGTTGGTGAGGCTCTCGTTGCGCTCCAACATGATGATCTCAAGAGCATGGGTATCGCCAGTGTGGGACATCGCCTTACCATCCTCAAAAGCGTCTATGATGTCAAGAAGGCTCAAGACGTGCCCATTGAGAGCGACCATTATCTACCCCTAT CCGCCGATGCTGAAGCGCAATATGCTACCGCAACTATTAAGGATATCAAACACTTGGTCGAACAGTTCCGTCTCCGCGACGAACGCATGAGCCTACTCGAACAGGATCTGCGACGAATGACGGATGATTTCAGGCGATTACGGGAGGATATGCTGCCAGCCTTGCGACTTGTCAAGGATGCGCAGCAACCTTTACCAAACCTGTCTGGTAATCAGCAAGCCTATGGATACGAAGCTACCATATCACcccccgcaccaacaccacccCCGGGCTCGGGTCAATCTGGAGGCTCCGTCAAGCGACAATATTCAACTCGCAAGATCTTGATCGGAGCAGCACCCAAAAATGCATCGCCTACGCAATCTACGCATGAGAGGTCAATAGCAGAGACAGCATTAGACCCTACCAGCGCGGCAGAGCGGGCCGTCCTATCATCTTCTCATCTTGCAGCCATGAACGGAGGGGGCCAAGGCGCGTCGTCGCCATCGTATCCCTCACCCAACATTCCCTCTCCAACGTCCCCTCAGACCCACATGCCCGCTACCACTCTCGCCTCTCGATCCTACCGCAGCGAAGCACCGACACCCTCCTCACGAACCACTTTCAACGACGATGGTCACGCCAATGCAGGTTATACTCCTCGGGAAAAGGCGCCGCAAGGACCACCCCGCAGACGAGAAACCCCTGTACCTGATACGCCCAGCCAGAGTAACGCCTCGGTCGAGATATTCAAATCGTTCCGCGTTAGTATGGAAGACCCTTGCTACAAAGTCTTGCCTGCTGCGCTCAAAAAGTACCAGATCAACGCCCCTTGGGATCAGTATGCCCTGTATATTGTGTACGGAGACCAGGAGCGTTGTCTGGGTCTCGAGGAGAAGCCATTGATTCTGTTTAAGCAACTGGATAAAGAAGGCAAGAAACCCATGTTTATGCTCCGAAAAACGACGACAGCACCATTAGACGGAGAACCAGGAAGCGCAGGGCTAGGCAGTACCTCGAGAGGAGCACCGACAGGTTACGACCCACCAGGTGGCATCATTTAA
- a CDS encoding hypothetical protein (TransMembrane:1 (o65-86i)), with protein MPVLSTWHLVPRGDHASSPESDDSSTSGTTGNIVPSNAFADDLFREKFMGIAKGGSNGEKIMRGFLIGLAIGLVVACFVCCWYPCCRPRLQNRRRRRQRTRRGPPATDEERNATNRPPTA; from the coding sequence ATGCCTGTATTATCCACATGGCATCTTGTCCCTCGCGGCGACCATGCCTCATCACCAGAAAGTGACGATTCGTCGACATCAGGCACAACTGGGAATATCGTCCCCTCAAATGCATTTGCAGATGATCTGTTTCGCGAGAAGTTTATGGGCATCGCTAAAGGAGGATCCAATGGAGAGAAAATCATGCGCGGCTTTCTGATCGGACTGGCCATTGGCTTGGTGGTTGCATGCTTCGTTTGCTGCTGGTACCCATGCTGCCGACCACGACTACAAAACcggcgaagacgaagacaacGGACGCGTAGAGGACCTCCTGCAACAGACGAAGAACGAAATGCCACAAATCGCCCGCCTACCGCATAA
- a CDS encoding hypothetical protein (TransMembrane:1 (o127-146i)~BUSCO:8555at5125) has product MSQPVKSGERRPSTSKGNRITNFFSSSPKSTGAQQALAAVQQNQATATGFSPSPGLPTISLSTASPGDPNSIDTSTTTIFQPQTAEEIDRQKRADAQFGPLLHSSHRYTSQSHGEPLEPPVEDEPPYYFILTTYISYLILIVLGHIRDFFGKRFGNPKHYRALKASNGYAALNSDFDNFYVRRLKMRLDDCFARPTTGVPGRFITLMDRKSDDFNRTYQYTGTHTETLNMSSYNYLGFAQSDGPCADAVEECVKRYGISFCSPRGAAGTSDLALEVEREVADFVGKPASMVFSMGYVTNSSSFPAIVSKGCLIISDELNHASIRVGARLSGAVIQSFKHNDMGDLERVVREAISQGQPRTHRPWKKILVVVEGLYSMEGTMCDLPGILALKNKYKFYLFVDEAHSVGALGPRGRGVCDYFGIDPAEVDILMGTLTKSFGANGGYIAADQHIIDKLKSTNAATQYGETPAPCVLMQILASLKLITGELCPGQGEERLQRIAFNSRYLRLGLKRLGLIVYGHDDSPIIPVMLYHPAKLPAFSHEMLRRNISVVVVGYPATPLISSRARFCVSAAHNKDDLDRLLAACDEVGDTLQIKFSTGVAGGLDHLPEGVSPENEEEWRRENRIPIKAPRWRLEDVIRHGVQDSKLPLR; this is encoded by the coding sequence aTGTCTCAACCCGTCAAGTCGGGCGAGAGGCGCCCCTCCACCTCAAAAGGCAACCGTATCACCAACTTCTTCTCCAGTAGCCCCAAGTCTACCGGCGCTCAGCAAGCTCTTGCCGCCGTTCAGCAGAACCAGGCCACCGCTACTGGCTTTTCTCCTTCCCCTGGCCTGCCAACCATCTCTCTCTCTACTGCGAGCCCTGGCGACCCCAACAGCATCGATACTTCCACGACCACTATTTTCCAGCCCCAGACTGCTGAGGAGATTGACCGCCAAAAACGAGCAGATGCCCAGTTCGGCCCCCTTCTTCACTCAAGTCATCGATACACCAGCCAGTCTCATGGAGAGCCCCTTGAGCCCCCCGTCGAAGACGAGCCTCCTTACTATTTCATTCTGACCACCTACATCAGCTATCTTATTCTGATTGTTCTCGGCCACATTCGAGATTTCTTCGGCAAGCGTTTCGGAAACCCCAAGCACTACCGCGCTCTCAAGGCCAGCAATGGCTACGCAGCTCTCAATAGTGATTTCGATAACTTCTATGTCCGACGTCTCAAGATGCGCCTGGATGACTGTTTCGCTCGCCCCACCACTGGTGTCCCTGGTCGATTCATCACTCTGATGGACCGCAAGTCCGATGACTTCAACCGCACTTATCAATACACCGGCACCCACACCGAGACCCTCAACATGAGTTCCTACAACTACCTTGGTTTTGCCCAGTCTGATGGACCTTGTGCTGATGCTGTGGAGGAGTGTGTTAAGCGATACGGTATCAGCTTCTGCAGCCCTCGGGGTGCTGCCGGTACTTCTGATCTTGCTTTGGAGGTTGAGCGCGAGGTTGCCGACTTTGTTGGAAAGCCCGCTTCAATGGTCTTCTCCATGGGTTACGTTACAAACTCCAGCTCTTTCCCTGCTATCGTCTCCAAGGGTTGTCTTATTATCTCCGATGAGCTCAACCACGCTTCTATCCGTGTCGGTGCTCGTCTTTCTGGTGCTGTCATTCAGTCCTTCAAGCATAACGACATGGGCGACCTCGAGCGTGTTGTGCGCGAGGCTATCTCTCAAGGTCAACCCCGCACTCACCGCCCATGGAAGAAGATTCTTGTCGTTGTTGAAGGTCTCTACTCAATGGAGGGTACCATGTGTGATCTTCCTGGTATTCTCGCTTTGAAAAACAAGTACAAGTTCTACCTGTTTGTTGATGAAGCTCACTCTGTTGGTGCTCTTGGACCCCGTGGTCGTGGTGTCTGTGATTACTTTGGCATTGATCCTGCCGAGGTTGATATTCTTATGGGAACTCTGACAAAGTCCTTTGGCGCCAACGGTGGTTATATTGCTGCTGACCAACACATCATCGACAAGCTCAAGAGCACCAACGCTGCCACCCAGTATGGCGAGACACCTGCTCCTTGCGTTCTCATGCAGATTCTGGCTTCTCTGAAACTCATCACTGGCGAGCTGTGCCCTGGTCAAGGTGAAGAACGTCTGCAGCGTATTGCCTTCAACTCTCGATATCTGCGCCTTGGACTTAAGCGTCTCGGTCTCATTGTTTATGGCCATGACGACTCTCCCATCATTCCTGTCATGCTCTACCACCCCGCCAAGCTTCCCGCCTTCAGCCATGAGATGCTACGACGTAACATCTCCGTCGTGGTCGTCGGTTATCCTGCCACCCCGCTTATCAGCTCCCGAGCCCGTTTCTGTGTTTCAGCCGCCCACAACAAGGACGATTTGGACCGTCTGTTGGCGGCATGTGACGAAGTTGGCGATACTCTGCAGATCAAGTTTTCCACTGGTGTAGCCGGCGGTCTAGACCATCTTCCCGAAGGCGTTTCACCCGAGAACGAGGAAGAATGGAGGAGAGAAAACCGAATTCCTATCAAGGCCCCTCGTTGGCGATTGGAGGATGTCATTCGACACGGCGTTCAGGATTCCAAGCTCCCCCTTCGCTAA